In Pseudomonas campi, the sequence GGCGGTGACCAGATGGCGGAAGGTCGCGGCGATCACCGGCACTTCACCGCTGCGCCAGGCGCGCAGGGCGTAGTAGGCCGAGCCCAGGCCGGTGCCGAACAGCAGGGTGGCGGAGAGGATATGCAGGGTCTTGAGCAGCAGGTACAGACTCATCCGTGCCTCTTGTCAGGTGGAGGGGACAGCCACAGCAGCCAGAGACTGAGCAGTAGCACGGCGAAGTTCTTGCCGACGGCCATGTAAGGGTCAAACCAGTAGTGCGGTAACCACAGGCTGATGGTCAGGCTGTAGGCCAGCATCAGCCCGATCTGGGCGTGCAGTATTGGCTGCCGCCAGCGTCGCAGCAGTAGGCCGAAACCCAGCGCGGCGTCGAGCAGGGCCCCGCTGATGACGGCCAGCTTGCCTGGCCAGCCGGTGATACCCGCTTCGGCCATGATGCGCAGACCCCAGTCGAAACCGGGGCCCAGGCACACCAACGCAGTACCCAACCAGATCAGCAACAACACTGCCAGCACCAGGGGTTGCAAGGCCATGGCGCAGCTCTGTGCCGCCTGTGGCCAGTCGTGCAGGCGACTGCTCAGAGGCGCGCAGCGGAAGCCGCAGGTGCTGGCCAGGGCATCGCCACCGGCCAGATTGTCGCGTTGCGCCAGGCGCAAGGTCTGTGGGTTCAGCGCCGCCCAGCCCATGCGTTCGCCGAGAATGGCGCCCAGTCGGGACAGTGCTGCCGGCAGTACCCAGTAACGCGCTGCTGGCCAACCCTGGGCGTGCCGTAACTGATCGAGCAATTGTCCCTGGGTCATGGCCTGCGGGCCAACCAGCGGTAGCACGGTCGACTGCACGGGCCAGTTACGCAGCAGCGCCAGCACGGCGCCGCAGAGGTCATCGACATGTAACGGCTGCAGCTGCGCGCGGTTGTTCAGCAGAGGTATCACTGGCCAGGGGGACAGGCGTTGCAACCAGGCACTGCTGGTTCCACCGGGGCCCAGGACCAGCGACGGGCGCAGCACTACGGCGGGTCGACCGAGCTGCAGCAGATAGTCGTCGGCCCGTGCCTTGCTGGCGAGAAAAGGTACATCGGCCTGCATGCCTGCACCGAGGGCAGAAATCTGCAGCACTCGTACGCCATGCTGGCTGGCCAGATCGAACAGGGCGCACGTGCCTGCGGTCTGCAACCGGCACATGCCGGCCAGGTCGCTGGACAGTTCACCAGCGGCATTGATCAGCAAGTCGATAGCGGGTGGCCAGGTGAAGCTCGTCGGCTCATCAGCCAGCTCGCGCAAATCCAGGCGTTGCCATGCGACGCCGGGTAGCGGTCGTTCGACAACCTGTCGGCTGGTCGCCACGATCTGGTGCCCTGCTTGGGTCAGGGCAACTAGCAGATGGCGCCCGATAAAGCCGGTGGCGCCTACCAGCAGAATACGCATCAGGCCGGCTTGGCCCCCATCAGGGCGAAGATCGCCAGCAGCAGCACCAGCATCAGCACGCCATAGGCGATGACGAAACGCAGCAGCTTGACCGGCACTGCGCCGCCGACTGCGGTCTGCCAGGTGCCCAGGCGGCCGTGCAGGAGCAGGCCGAAGAGGATCAGCAGGGCGAACAGGATGGCGCTGTACAGCAGCCAGCTGGCACCCAGCGGCAGGCCAACCGTGTGCACCAGCCACCAGCCGCTGACCGGCAGGCTCAGGGCCAGCACGCCGAGGGCCGGCAGGCTGTACAGGCGGGTGACGCGCAGCTTGCGCGTCAGTACGGCTGCATCGCCGCCCTTGTTGGCTTTCCACAGCATGAAGCAGTGGGCAATGAAGCCGGCCAGGATCAGCACGGCCGGAATCAGGTGGGCGAATTTCAGCAGCTGGTAGTGTTCCATCACGGATGTCCTGTATTCGAGTTATTCGAGTTATTTGCCGAGGAACAGCTTGTAGGCCGGGTTGTCGCTCTCGTCCCAGTAGGGATAGCCGATGGCATCCAGGGTGGCCGGGATCAGCGGGCGCTCGCTCACCGGCACTTGCAGGGCGGCCAGCACGCGGCCGTCGGCGGCGCCGTGGTTGCGGTAGTGGAACATGCTGATGTTCCAGCGCCCGCCGAGCTTGTTGAGGAAGTTGAACAGCGCACCCGGGCGCTCCGGGAACTCGAAGCGGAACACGCATTCGTCCGGCACCGCCGCCGCGTGGCCGCCGACCATGTGGCGGATATGCAGCTTGGCCAGTTCGTTGTCGGTCAGGTCGAGCACCGGGAAGCCCTGGTCGCGCAGGCCCTGCACCAGGGCCGCGCGCGGGTCGCTCTCCGGGTGGGTCTGCACGCCGACGAAGATGTGCGCCTCGCCGTCGCTGTGGTAGCGGTAGTTGAACTCGGTGATCTGGCGCTTGCCGATCGCCTCGCAGAAGGTCTTGAAGCTGCCCGGCTGCTCGGGGATGGTCACCGCGATGATCGCTTCGCGCTTCTCGCCCAGCTCGGCGCGCTCGGCGACATGGCGCAGGCGGTCGAAGTTGACGTTGGCGCCGGAGTCGATGCCAACCAGCACCTTGCCGCTGCAGCCTTCGCGCTCGACGTACTTCTTGATCCCGGCCACCGAGAGGGCGCCGGCCGGCTCGGTGATCGAACGGGTGTCGTCGTAGATGTCCTTGATTGCCGCGCAGATCTCGTCGGTGCTGACGGTGATCACCTCGTCGACATAGTCCTTGCAGACGTCGAAGGTGTGCTGGCCGATCTGCGCCACCGCCACGCCATCGGCGAACAGCCCGACGCTCGGCAGCACCACGCGCGAGCCGGCGGCCATGGCGGCCTGCAGGCAGTTGGAATCGTCCGGCTCGACGCCGATCACGCGGATATCCGGGCGCAGGTATTTGACGTAGGCGGCGATGCCGGCGATCAGCCCGCCGCCGCCGACCGGGACGAAGATGGCGTCCAGCTGGCCCGGCTGTTGACGCAGGATCTCCATGGCCACGGTGCCCTGGCCGGCGATGGTGTCCGGGTCGTCATAGGGGTGCACATAGACGTAGCCCTTTTCTTCCACCAGTTTCAGCGAATAGGCCAGCGCCTCGGGGAAGCTGTCGCCGTGCAGCACCACCTTGCCGCCGCGCGAGCGCACGCCGTTGACCTTGATCTCCGGGGTGGTCTTGGGCATCACGATGGTGGCCTTGACCCCCATGTGCTTGGCGGCCAGGGCCAGGCCCTGGGCATGGTTGCCGGCCGAGGCGGTGACCACACCACAGGCCAGTTGCTCGGCCGTGAGGTGTGCCAGCTTGTTGTAGGCGCCACGAATCTTGAACGAGTACACCGGCTGCAGGTCTTCGCGCTTGAGCAGAATCTGGTTGCCGGTGCGCTCGGAAAGCTGGCGGGCAGGTTGCAGCGGGGTTTCCACGGCGACGTCATAGACGCGCGAGGTGAGGATCTTCTTGACGTACTGTTCGAGCATCACGGCTTCACTGGCGGGCTTTTCACGGATTCCGGAGTCTACCCCAGCGCTCCGACCGGCGGCCACCGGCGCAAAGCCCAGAACAGTAGGGCGTGGCGATAAAACACAGCCGCTGGGCCGGGTGGCGAGGCTATAATTCGCCCCTTCCCGTACTCCCCAGGCGCAGACCCCGTGATGACCCAGGATCAGCTCAAGCAGGCCGTGGCCCAGGCCGCCGTCGACCATATCCTTCCCTTTCTCGACAGCAAGAGTGTGATCGGCGTCGGCACCGGCTCCACCGCCAACTGCTTCATCGACGCCCTGGCCCAGCACAAGATGGCCTTCGACGGCGCCGTGGCCAGCTCCGAAGCCACCGCCGCGCGCCTCAAGGGCCATGGCATCCCGGTGTACGACTTGAACAGCGTCAGCGAGCTGGAGTTCTACATCGACGGCGCCGACGAGAGCGACGAGCACCTCAACCTGATCAAGGGCGGCGGCGCCGCGCTGACCCGCGAGAAGATCGTCGCGGCGGTGGCCAAGACCTTCATCTGCATCGCCGACGCCAGCAAGCTGGTGCCGGTACTCGGCAACTTCCCGCTGCCGGTGGAAGTCATCCCCATGGCCCGCAGCCATGTGGCCCGCCAGCTGGTCAAGCTGGGCGGCGACCCGGTGTACCGTGAGGGCGTGCTGACCGACAACGGCAATATCATCCTCGACGTGTTCAACATGAGCATCACCGACCCGGTGGAGCTGGAAACCCAGATCAACGCCATCGTCGGCGTGGTCACCAACGGCCTGTTCGCCGCGCGTCCGGCCGACCTGCTGCTGCTCGGCACCTCCGAAGGTGTGAAGACGCTGAAGAACGCCTGATGCCTGGCTAGCTGCCTGCGTAGAAGAAACCGGCCCAGGCCGGTTTTTTTATGTCCTGTACCCGGTAACTGTTGATGCAAGTCGGTGTTTCGTAAGGAGCGTCCTTATGCGGGGAGATAAGGATCTTCGCGGACTTACCCCACGCAGGCTGAGGTGTCTGCCCACCCAGGGGACTTCGGTGCGCGCGGCGCACCCCGCGCAAGAGCCGCCCCCGCGAAAGTGAGTAGGTGCTGGCGTGCTGAACTGACCGGCGGGGTACGAGCGTCTAAGCTTAGCGGGGCTTTCCCACCCACACACCGGAGTCAGCCAATGGCTAGTAAGTTCGTTCTGAAGACCGCCAGCAATGGTCAGTTCCACTTCAATCTGCACGCCGGCAACGGCGAGAGCATCCTCAATAGTGAGCAGTACAAGGCCAAGCAATCGGCCCTGGACGGTATCGAGTCGGTGCGCAAGAACGCGCAGCGCGAGGGCGCCTTCGAGATCAAGGCGGCCGCCGGCGGCAAGTTCCATTTCGTGCTCAAGGCCAGCAATGGCCAGGTGGTCGGCCAGAGCCAGATGTATGCCAGCGAAGCCGGCGCAGAGGCCGGTTGCGAGTCGGTGAAGAGGAGTGCGCCGGACGCGAGCCTGCAGGACGACAGCTGATTGATCTCCCCTCTCCCACCTGTGGGAGAGGGGCCGGGGGAGAGGGGCGAGGCCCGCGTTGGGCTACTTATTCCCCGGCCTTTTTCTTGAACACGTAAAACAGGTTCGGCTCGCTCACCACGTACAGGTTGCCATCGTCGTCCATGGCCACTCCTTCGGCCTGCGGCACTCCCTTCTTGAGGTCGTGCCGGCCACCGACCAGGGACAGCATGCTGATCGGCTTGCCGTCGACATTCAGCTCCAGCACCAGGCGCGATTCGTCGGACAGCGCCAGCAGGTGCCCGCTGCGCTCGTCGTATTGCAGGCTGGACAGGTCGCGCACAAACAGCCCGGCATCGCGCTCGGGATCGTCGACCACATGCACGGCAAAGGGCTTGTCCGGGTTGCTGTGGGGGAAACCGTGAATCTCGAAGATCTGCACCGGGTCGCGCTCCTTGGCGGCGAACAGACGCTGGTTGGCTGCGTCGTACGCCAGCCCCTCGAAACCCTTGTTGCCGTTGCGGCCGATGCCCAGAGACAGCTGTTCGGAGTCAGCGGCGTCGACGAAGGCGGTGTCCTCGCTGAGGTGTACGCGGAACAGGCGCTGCTCGCGCTCGTCGGTGACCACGTAGATGCCGGGGCTGATGTACTCGATCGCCTCCGGGTCGCCGAAGCCGACGATGGGCACGCGCCGCAGCACCCGACCGTCGAGGCTCAGCTCGATGATCTCGGATTTTTTGTTGGTCACGGTGAACAGGCTGCGGCGATCCGGATCGTAGGTCAGCGCCGAGACATCGGCGTCCAGGCCGTCGATCGGTTGTGCCTGCAGGGTGGCGACATAGTCCGGCAGCCAGATCGACTGTTCGCGCCACTCGGCGGCATGGCGCCATTCTTGCACCAGAAACCAGCCTCTTTCGAACAGGCGCAAATACTGGGCGGCCACTGCAGCGAGCAGCAGAGCGGCCAGCAGCAGCGCCGGCACGAAGAAGCGGGCTTGGGTCAGGCGTCGCATGGGGTCACCTTGTTGATCAGGGGCCAGCATGAATAACACAGCGGAGCTGAAGCCAAGCTTAAAGAGAGTTACCGAAGTCTACCGGCATGGAACCCGCAGGCATGTCAGTGTTACCCGAACAGCGCGTTCTCACCACTCTGCACACCGTGGCGCTGGCAGTGCAGGCCCTCGGTCATGGCGGCGTCGCGGCCGAGCTGGTGCTGGACGGCAGTGGCATCAGCGCCAGCGAGCTGGACAACCCGGCGCGCCTGATCAGCCATGCCCAGGAGCTGCGTGTGCTGGCCAATGCCTGTGCGTATAACCGCGACTCGGCGCTGGGCCTGAGCCTGGGCAAGCGCATGCATGTTTCGGCTTACGGCATCCTCGGCTATACCATGCTCGCCAGCCGCACCCTGGGCGAGGCGCTGCGCCTGGCCATCGCCCATCCGGCGCTGCTCGGCACCTACTTCCAGCTCAATCTGCTGGCGACCGATGACGAAGTCCGGCTGACCGCTGCCGGCTACCGCTACGCCTCGCAAATGGAAGTGTTCAATACCGAGCTGTGCCTGGCCTCGCTGCTCACCGTAGTGCAGGACCTGCTTGGCGAGTCGGTGCGCCCGCGCCGTCTGCTGCTGGCCTATCGCAGCCCAGCGCATGGCGCCAGCTATGGCGAAAAGCTCGGCTGTCCGGTGGAGTTCGGCGCCGGCAGCAATGCCCTGTGCTTCAACCCGGCACTGCTCGAACGGCCCCTGCCGCTGGCCGATCCGGTCAGTCACCAACACGGCCTGCAGCAGTGCCTGCAGCTGGAAACGCAGTTCCACAGCCGCCAGGATCTGTGCGAGCAGATCCGCCAGCAACTCAATGGCGATCTGGCCGGCTGCGTCAGCCTGGAGCAGGTGGCGGGCCGCCTGCACCGTTCCGCGCGCACTCTGCGCCGTCATCTGCAACAGCTCAACACCAGCTTCCAGCACCTGCTCGACGAGGTGCGCTACGACAAGGCGCGGCAGTTGCTGCAGCAGACCGACCTGCCGATCTACCTGATCGCCGAACAGCTCGGCTACAGCGAAGCGGCCAGCTTCCGCCACGCCTTCCAGCGCTGGAGCGGCCTGGCGCCGAGCGACTTCCGCCGCTGAAATCGACTCCTGCGGAGCGCGGATGTAATCCGGGAATGCGGCCTGCTGGAACGCCTGCGGGGTAACTTGGCCGCAATTATCCCCTTCTGACCGGAACTATCGTTCTGCCTGTCCCGGGCCGCTGAGAGAATCAGTCGAAAGCCGCTGGTGGCTTTGGTTTTCTTATAAAGATCAATAAAAACAATTGGTTGTGAGTTATTTGGATGGTTTTTGGCGATGTCTATAGCAGCCCTGAGTATGGCGTTCGGCGCTCTGGGGCTGCGCTATGCAGGCGCTTTACGCGGCCTCCTTGCTCGCACCGTGACCGACTTGACCGGTGAGGGGGCGGCGTATCCGCCGCTCTCCCTGACCTTCTGCCTATGACGGGCTCCGCCGGAGTCCGGGGAGTCCCTTATGCTGACGATCTACAGCGACGACCATCATCTGCACCACGGCAAGTACGAGCTGATCGATGGCCAGCTCACCCCCTGTTTCGAGAAGCCCAGCCGTGCCGATATGGTCCTGGCGCGCGCCCAGGCTGTGCAGTTGGGTGAAGTGGCCACGCCGCGCGAGTTCGGCCTGGAGCCGGTGCTGCGGGTGCATGACGAAGGCTTCGTGCACTTTTTGCGCAATGCCTGGAGCGAGTGGTCGGCCCTCGGTCGCAGCCACGACATGCTGCCCTTTACCTGGCCCAATCGGCGCCTGCGCCAGACCATCCCGGACTGCATCGACGGCAAGCTCGGCTACTACAGCTTCGACGCTGGCGTGCCGATCACCGCTGGCAGCTGGAAGGCCATCAGTGCCTCGGCCAACGTCGCGCTGACCGGCCAGGCCGAGCTGGTCAAGGGCGCGCGCGGGGTGTTCGCGCTGTGCCGGCCGCCGGGTCACCACGCCGCTGCCGATTACATGGGCGGCTACTGCTACCTGAACAACGCCGCCATCGCCGCCCAGGCCTGCCTGGACCAGGGCGCCGCGCGGGTGGCTATCCTCGATGTCGACTACCACCACGGCAACGGCACCCAGGACATCTTCTATGACCGCGCCGACGTGCTGTTCACCTCGATCCACGGCGACCCGCGCTTCGAGTACCCGTTCTTCCTCGGTTATGCCGACGAGAAGGGCGTGGGCGTCGGCCAGGGCTTCAACTTCAACTATCCGCTGGCCGCCGGCAGCGACTGGGCCGTGTGGAGCCTGGCGCTAGCCGCCGCTTGCCGGCAGATCGCCGCCTACGCGCCGGATGTGCTGGTGGTGTCGCTGGGCGTGGACACTTTCAAGGAAGACCCGATCTCGCAGTTCAAGCTGGACAGCCCGGACTACTTGCGCATGGGCGAGATCATCGGCCGGCTCGGCGTGCAGACCCTGTTTGTCATGGAGGGTGGCTATGCGGTGGAGGAGATAGGTATCAACGCGATCAATGTGCTGCAGGGCTTCGATAGCGTGACTGCAGTCTGACCGACCCAGCCCGCACGCGCCCCTGAAACGACGACGCCCCGCAAATTGCGGGGCGTCGTCGATCTGGGTGCGGCTCAGCCCTTGTCGGCCTTGGCTTGGCCATCCTTGTTGAATACGTAGAACAGGTTCGGTTCGCTGACCATGTAGATGGTGCCGTCCTCGTCCATGGCCACCCCTTCGGCGCGCGGGATACGCTTGTTCAGGCCGTTCAGGCCGCCCTGCAGGCTAATGAAACTGAGCGCCTGGCCGTGTTCGTCCAGCTCCAGCAACAGGTAAGACTGCGCCGACAGCGCCAGGATGTGCCCGGTCTGCGGGTCGACGCTGAGGGCCGAAAGGTTGCGCATGTCCAGGCCATGGTCGGGCAGTAGTTGCAGGACCGAGGACAGCAGCTGCTTGCCATTACTGGCCAGGCTGAACATGGCAATCGGGTTGCGCTCCTTGCCCAGCAGCAGGCGCTGCTGGGTCGGGTCCCAGGCGATCCCCTCGAAGCCCTTGTTGCCGGCGTCCGGGTATCCCAGGTCGAACGGCTTGCCGTCGGCCAGGTTGAGCTCGCGGGTCAGCGGGTTCAGTTCGAAGATCGACAGGTTGCGCCGGCGCTCGTCGATCACCGCGACGTTGCCGTTTTCCAGCACCGCCACGCCTTCCGGGTTGGAAAAGC encodes:
- a CDS encoding YegP family protein, yielding MASKFVLKTASNGQFHFNLHAGNGESILNSEQYKAKQSALDGIESVRKNAQREGAFEIKAAAGGKFHFVLKASNGQVVGQSQMYASEAGAEAGCESVKRSAPDASLQDDS
- a CDS encoding DUF2269 family protein, giving the protein MEHYQLLKFAHLIPAVLILAGFIAHCFMLWKANKGGDAAVLTRKLRVTRLYSLPALGVLALSLPVSGWWLVHTVGLPLGASWLLYSAILFALLILFGLLLHGRLGTWQTAVGGAVPVKLLRFVIAYGVLMLVLLLAIFALMGAKPA
- a CDS encoding histone deacetylase family protein, encoding MLTIYSDDHHLHHGKYELIDGQLTPCFEKPSRADMVLARAQAVQLGEVATPREFGLEPVLRVHDEGFVHFLRNAWSEWSALGRSHDMLPFTWPNRRLRQTIPDCIDGKLGYYSFDAGVPITAGSWKAISASANVALTGQAELVKGARGVFALCRPPGHHAAADYMGGYCYLNNAAIAAQACLDQGAARVAILDVDYHHGNGTQDIFYDRADVLFTSIHGDPRFEYPFFLGYADEKGVGVGQGFNFNYPLAAGSDWAVWSLALAAACRQIAAYAPDVLVVSLGVDTFKEDPISQFKLDSPDYLRMGEIIGRLGVQTLFVMEGGYAVEEIGINAINVLQGFDSVTAV
- a CDS encoding SdiA-regulated domain-containing protein, which translates into the protein MRRLTQARFFVPALLLAALLLAAVAAQYLRLFERGWFLVQEWRHAAEWREQSIWLPDYVATLQAQPIDGLDADVSALTYDPDRRSLFTVTNKKSEIIELSLDGRVLRRVPIVGFGDPEAIEYISPGIYVVTDEREQRLFRVHLSEDTAFVDAADSEQLSLGIGRNGNKGFEGLAYDAANQRLFAAKERDPVQIFEIHGFPHSNPDKPFAVHVVDDPERDAGLFVRDLSSLQYDERSGHLLALSDESRLVLELNVDGKPISMLSLVGGRHDLKKGVPQAEGVAMDDDGNLYVVSEPNLFYVFKKKAGE
- a CDS encoding AraC family transcriptional regulator, which translates into the protein MSVLPEQRVLTTLHTVALAVQALGHGGVAAELVLDGSGISASELDNPARLISHAQELRVLANACAYNRDSALGLSLGKRMHVSAYGILGYTMLASRTLGEALRLAIAHPALLGTYFQLNLLATDDEVRLTAAGYRYASQMEVFNTELCLASLLTVVQDLLGESVRPRRLLLAYRSPAHGASYGEKLGCPVEFGAGSNALCFNPALLERPLPLADPVSHQHGLQQCLQLETQFHSRQDLCEQIRQQLNGDLAGCVSLEQVAGRLHRSARTLRRHLQQLNTSFQHLLDEVRYDKARQLLQQTDLPIYLIAEQLGYSEAASFRHAFQRWSGLAPSDFRR
- the ilvA gene encoding threonine ammonia-lyase, biosynthetic, with translation MLEQYVKKILTSRVYDVAVETPLQPARQLSERTGNQILLKREDLQPVYSFKIRGAYNKLAHLTAEQLACGVVTASAGNHAQGLALAAKHMGVKATIVMPKTTPEIKVNGVRSRGGKVVLHGDSFPEALAYSLKLVEEKGYVYVHPYDDPDTIAGQGTVAMEILRQQPGQLDAIFVPVGGGGLIAGIAAYVKYLRPDIRVIGVEPDDSNCLQAAMAAGSRVVLPSVGLFADGVAVAQIGQHTFDVCKDYVDEVITVSTDEICAAIKDIYDDTRSITEPAGALSVAGIKKYVEREGCSGKVLVGIDSGANVNFDRLRHVAERAELGEKREAIIAVTIPEQPGSFKTFCEAIGKRQITEFNYRYHSDGEAHIFVGVQTHPESDPRAALVQGLRDQGFPVLDLTDNELAKLHIRHMVGGHAAAVPDECVFRFEFPERPGALFNFLNKLGGRWNISMFHYRNHGAADGRVLAALQVPVSERPLIPATLDAIGYPYWDESDNPAYKLFLGK
- a CDS encoding SdiA-regulated domain-containing protein yields the protein MHSLALPRRPWLSLALAGSLAAAVAAINFLHWDDRSLLWFKEHNLPSAERAASIWLPGYRATLQGKALAGLEAGETSDLAYNPITGTLFTVTGKQPTLVEISRQGDVLRRISLKGFSNPEGVAVLENGNVAVIDERRRNLSIFELNPLTRELNLADGKPFDLGYPDAGNKGFEGIAWDPTQQRLLLGKERNPIAMFSLASNGKQLLSSVLQLLPDHGLDMRNLSALSVDPQTGHILALSAQSYLLLELDEHGQALSFISLQGGLNGLNKRIPRAEGVAMDEDGTIYMVSEPNLFYVFNKDGQAKADKG
- the rpiA gene encoding ribose-5-phosphate isomerase RpiA, giving the protein MTQDQLKQAVAQAAVDHILPFLDSKSVIGVGTGSTANCFIDALAQHKMAFDGAVASSEATAARLKGHGIPVYDLNSVSELEFYIDGADESDEHLNLIKGGGAALTREKIVAAVAKTFICIADASKLVPVLGNFPLPVEVIPMARSHVARQLVKLGGDPVYREGVLTDNGNIILDVFNMSITDPVELETQINAIVGVVTNGLFAARPADLLLLGTSEGVKTLKNA
- a CDS encoding SDR family oxidoreductase; translation: MRILLVGATGFIGRHLLVALTQAGHQIVATSRQVVERPLPGVAWQRLDLRELADEPTSFTWPPAIDLLINAAGELSSDLAGMCRLQTAGTCALFDLASQHGVRVLQISALGAGMQADVPFLASKARADDYLLQLGRPAVVLRPSLVLGPGGTSSAWLQRLSPWPVIPLLNNRAQLQPLHVDDLCGAVLALLRNWPVQSTVLPLVGPQAMTQGQLLDQLRHAQGWPAARYWVLPAALSRLGAILGERMGWAALNPQTLRLAQRDNLAGGDALASTCGFRCAPLSSRLHDWPQAAQSCAMALQPLVLAVLLLIWLGTALVCLGPGFDWGLRIMAEAGITGWPGKLAVISGALLDAALGFGLLLRRWRQPILHAQIGLMLAYSLTISLWLPHYWFDPYMAVGKNFAVLLLSLWLLWLSPPPDKRHG